The Deinococcus roseus genome contains a region encoding:
- a CDS encoding ARPP-2 domain-containing protein, whose protein sequence is MKINDTLNLQGLRAAPSQVCGAFRLVPLIREKPCQDVRITHERYQQDLSRVQLNDGTEYWSFIPHGYILNWAKGNEATISFGAQLSKGTKTDRFAGGFTVTTHQRMVKRQNANSVRLLPLHLSMEAFLALYFGGPDIAWLEYSRFAKQHGLGIRSERAVSGRSLFMFEDALRTFEIHEGQVGVLIYTAEKLASAFVVPTPEDYRALHQTLLDDFYGELIYQYALWSQAQDLNIKLEVAGKKTLAELRQALHAARDQWAEFSTRVMGLDLLQRNIIGETIYKPAQLRLERFMTELDLNATNTIGERLVRSDGEVLYLKTFQLGADQTKRAWWLSQLSRHHWHIGQTAESLNMTAEEVVRSLNRAGFGYLLNPQILQQALKKR, encoded by the coding sequence ATGAAAATCAACGACACCCTCAATCTGCAAGGCCTGCGTGCTGCCCCCTCCCAGGTGTGTGGGGCTTTCAGGCTGGTGCCCCTGATCCGTGAGAAGCCCTGTCAGGACGTGCGCATCACCCATGAGCGTTACCAGCAGGACCTGAGCCGTGTCCAGTTGAATGACGGCACCGAATACTGGTCTTTCATTCCCCACGGGTACATTCTGAACTGGGCCAAAGGCAACGAGGCAACCATCAGCTTTGGGGCGCAGCTCAGCAAAGGCACAAAAACGGACAGGTTTGCTGGAGGTTTCACGGTCACCACCCACCAGCGCATGGTGAAACGCCAGAATGCCAATTCGGTGCGCCTTTTGCCCCTGCACCTGAGCATGGAGGCTTTTCTGGCCCTGTATTTCGGAGGGCCTGACATTGCCTGGCTGGAATACTCCCGTTTTGCCAAACAGCACGGACTGGGGATTCGCAGTGAAAGGGCAGTTTCCGGGCGCTCACTGTTCATGTTTGAAGACGCTTTGCGCACCTTTGAAATCCACGAAGGGCAGGTGGGTGTTCTGATTTACACCGCAGAAAAACTGGCCAGTGCTTTTGTGGTCCCCACACCCGAGGATTACCGTGCCCTGCACCAGACCCTGCTGGACGATTTTTATGGAGAATTGATTTACCAGTACGCCCTGTGGTCCCAGGCCCAGGATTTAAACATCAAACTGGAGGTGGCAGGCAAAAAGACCCTTGCAGAACTCCGTCAGGCTTTGCACGCCGCCCGAGACCAGTGGGCAGAATTCAGCACCCGGGTGATGGGGCTGGATTTGCTGCAGCGCAACATCATCGGAGAAACCATCTACAAGCCTGCACAATTGCGCCTGGAGCGTTTCATGACCGAGCTGGACCTGAATGCCACCAACACCATCGGAGAGCGCCTGGTGCGTTCTGACGGCGAGGTGCTGTACCTCAAGACCTTCCAGCTGGGCGCAGACCAGACCAAACGGGCCTGGTGGCTCTCGCAGCTGTCCAGGCACCACTGGCACATCGGGCAAACCGCTGAAAGCCTGAACATGACTGCTGAGGAAGTGGTACGCAGCCTGAACCGGGCTGGATTTGGGTACCTGCTCAATCCCCAGATCCTGCAGCAGGCCCTCAAGAAAAGATGA